The nucleotide window CTTTCACGACAACATCCATGAGATAGCGGCCCGGGTGCAACGGGATTGCCTTCCAGTATATGGATCGGTTTTGCGTGGTCTTCTCCAGCAATTCGGCGGGAACCTCTACGCTTACAGTATCCCCAAAGGTCTGGGCGACAAATTGCGTCATCGTGCTCACGGTTCCGGAAATATTCACCACGCCGCGCGCCACTCCATCTTTGGTTTCAAAGGTGATGTCTTTGTTCCGCACCTGAATTGTGACGGGAACCAGCACGGCATCTGAGCCGGTCTTCACAAAATCAGTCCGTACATCAAAGGGCATAGGGCCAGTACCGATGATGTGGGATACGTGTTCCTTCAAGCCCTTGAATTTGAATTCCGCTTGCCGTAGAAGTCCAACATATTGCTCCAGCCGATCAAACTCCTTGCTGTTTTGCTGGCTTTGCAGGCCGTTAGCCATGGGCTGCTGGCCGGCGCCGGGCACATGGGCAAGTGCATTTTTGTCCTCGGGATTCATGGTCATGCGGTAGGCGCCGCACTGACAGTCATCCACAAATTCGATGTTTATATCGTCGCCGATGCCGTCAATGTGACGGTAGCGCCAGTCTTCGAAAGGATAGGTTGAAGTCATCCCACCGCCCTCTTCAATGGGACGCTGATAAGTGCCTCCTGAAGGATGCGACTCGATTTCATCAGGCTTACCGAATTTAATATAAATCATGCCGCGATCGGTCCTCCATCCGGGGATTCCGGCGGCAAAGTGCTCGTTGGCGTAGGTGAGGCGCCGGTAGTGCTCATCTTTGAACTCGTTTTCCGGGCTATCTGGTGTGGGGTTGCGGCGGTGCCAAACTATTTCGATAAACTGGTCACGCTCTTCATCGTTCGAGAGCTTTGCGAAAGCATCCAGTTCTTCCTGGGTGATAATGTAAATAACATCCTGCAGGAACTGCTTGTAAGGCTTAGCTAACTCCTCCCTCAGGGCCTTCGCGTTCTTCTCTTTTTGTTTCTTGCTCAGCGGGCGCTTTAAAGGATCGGCCGCGCTCTGTTTTCCGGTGACCTGTTTCTGGTCAGAGCTTTGCTCCTTGGTGGTATCAGTAGAGGACTGGGCCCAGACCAGCGCGGTGAAGATCAGCAATCCTAAAGCAATGGCAGAAAAGCGGGAGAGAAAACGAACACTTGTCATAAGAGGTTGCTCCAGAAAACAGCTTAGATGGACTCGAAAATTGTAGTTTCAAATGATCTTCGAAGCAAGTGATTACTTACATTGCATCCGTCCGATGCAAGCCCCTCCCTGGTACCTGGATTGTTCATCATGTCTTATTTCAAACGTCATATGTATTAGCGGCAGGTCCTAATGGGCACCAGGGTCTCGAAATAGAACTGCGGCATTTTTTTGTTCTGCCGGTTTCTTCCTTTGACCGGCAAATGCGAATATAATTTTCGACGGGGCAAGACTCTTTTAAATCTGGAACGTCCAAATGTGGTTGAGGTGTGCCCCGGGGACGGTTTCAGGGAACTTTTCAGAACAAACCAACGTAACTGATTGAGGAATCATGAACCTGAAGAAACTCCTGATTATCGGCGGAATCGTCTTGGCTGTAGTACTTATGGTAGGCATTACCGTGGTGCACAACGCCCAGGGAGTGGTTGGGGTCCAGATGGCCAAGGTGAAACCTCAAGACCTGACTTCAACGGTAACCGCATCGGGTCAAATTACGCCTAAGACCTTTGTCAA belongs to Terriglobales bacterium and includes:
- a CDS encoding GWxTD domain-containing protein; amino-acid sequence: MTSVRFLSRFSAIALGLLIFTALVWAQSSTDTTKEQSSDQKQVTGKQSAADPLKRPLSKKQKEKNAKALREELAKPYKQFLQDVIYIITQEELDAFAKLSNDEERDQFIEIVWHRRNPTPDSPENEFKDEHYRRLTYANEHFAAGIPGWRTDRGMIYIKFGKPDEIESHPSGGTYQRPIEEGGGMTSTYPFEDWRYRHIDGIGDDINIEFVDDCQCGAYRMTMNPEDKNALAHVPGAGQQPMANGLQSQQNSKEFDRLEQYVGLLRQAEFKFKGLKEHVSHIIGTGPMPFDVRTDFVKTGSDAVLVPVTIQVRNKDITFETKDGVARGVVNISGTVSTMTQFVAQTFGDTVSVEVPAELLEKTTQNRSIYWKAIPLHPGRYLMDVVVKDMKGDRISSLSRALTVPEFGDDKLASSSLILADRIEKVSTKSVGAGNCVIDDTKVCPRVEPSDGKPAGFRRDQKMNFWMQVYNLGIDEQSKKPSATIEYDVVNIATNKPIAHMVESTDTMGKVGDKITLERSMPLASLEPGTYRLTIKVNDNVSKQTITPSANFAVE